A window from Pseudomonas kribbensis encodes these proteins:
- the cysC gene encoding adenylyl-sulfate kinase has protein sequence MSEALSVSPPPAIRPYELSLPAEARAAQKTQHPRCLWLTGLSGAGKSTLANALELHLHQFGLHTFLLDGDNLRSGLCRDLGMSDACRRENIRRTAEVARLMVDAGLIVIVAAISPFRAERDTARRLFAEGDFIEVHVSTSLEVCARRDPKGLYRAAREGRIKDFTGIDSPYEAPLAAECRIDTDEVGLVDACHRLASFLCKK, from the coding sequence ATGAGTGAGGCACTGTCAGTATCTCCGCCACCGGCGATCCGTCCCTATGAGCTGTCTCTTCCCGCCGAGGCGCGCGCCGCGCAGAAGACGCAGCACCCCCGTTGCCTGTGGCTGACCGGACTGTCCGGTGCCGGAAAATCGACCCTGGCCAATGCGCTGGAGCTGCACCTGCATCAATTCGGGCTGCACACGTTCCTGCTCGATGGCGACAATCTGCGCAGTGGCCTCTGTCGTGATCTGGGCATGAGTGACGCCTGCCGGCGCGAGAACATCCGGCGCACCGCCGAAGTGGCGCGATTGATGGTGGACGCCGGGTTGATCGTGATCGTGGCTGCCATTTCACCGTTTCGTGCCGAGCGGGATACGGCACGCCGGCTGTTTGCCGAAGGTGATTTCATTGAAGTGCATGTCAGCACCTCGCTGGAAGTCTGCGCCCGGCGCGATCCGAAGGGGTTGTACCGGGCGGCGCGAGAAGGGCGGATCAAGGACTTCACCGGGATCGACAGCCCGTACGAGGCGCCGCTGGCGGCCGAGTGCCGGATCGATACGGACGAGGTCGGGCTGGTCGATGCCTGCCATCGACTGGCGTCGTTCCTGTGCAAAAAATGA